In the bacterium genome, one interval contains:
- a CDS encoding sigma-70 family RNA polymerase sigma factor — MKRLRASEGPTLDCSNGLPLAGTGNAAPAGLVRSDSPVSAEDRELIRSCLRGDRRAYRALLARYQDPIFGYCQRMIKDPGQAEDIAQEALVRTLTRLESYDERYSFSAWVFKIATNLCIDHLRKAKRIAYSLDQEIEGKDGSFRREVASDTADPDEQALANEQLRLLDAAVVALPEHYRAILLLRHREDLSYEEIARILGLPIGTVKIRIHRAREQIKRRLDRDELL, encoded by the coding sequence GTGAAAAGGCTTCGCGCGAGTGAAGGCCCCACTCTAGACTGCTCCAACGGGCTGCCACTGGCCGGGACGGGAAACGCCGCGCCGGCTGGACTCGTAAGGAGCGATTCGCCGGTGAGCGCCGAGGACCGTGAGCTGATCCGCAGCTGCCTCCGCGGCGACCGCCGGGCCTACCGAGCCCTCTTGGCCCGCTACCAGGATCCGATCTTCGGCTATTGCCAGCGAATGATCAAGGACCCGGGTCAGGCGGAGGACATCGCTCAGGAGGCGCTGGTCCGCACGCTGACACGCCTGGAGAGCTACGATGAGCGCTACAGCTTCTCCGCCTGGGTGTTCAAGATCGCGACCAATCTCTGCATCGACCACCTCCGCAAGGCCAAGCGGATCGCGTATTCGCTGGACCAGGAGATCGAGGGCAAGGACGGCAGCTTCCGCCGGGAGGTCGCGTCCGACACCGCGGATCCCGATGAGCAGGCGCTTGCGAACGAGCAGTTGCGCCTGCTGGACGCCGCGGTGGTTGCCTTGCCCGAGCACTATCGGGCGATCTTGCTGCTTCGCCACCGGGAGGACCTGAGCTACGAGGAGATTGCGCGCATCCTGGGGCTGCCGATCGGCACCGTGAAGATTCGGATCCATCGCGCGCGCGAGCAGATCAAACGGAGGTTGGATCGTGATGAGCTTCTCTAG
- a CDS encoding polymer-forming cytoskeletal protein codes for MCSAIHRIASGAICLAVLSLSFGTAGAAPADSSAKAKPGQVQEIIVDDSGIIVREGESEYSIPAEAGEERLRVRVDTQDHRDKHSYADDDEQVSFGRDVSVESDEIVHNDLVILFGDLEVYGEVVGNVVVIMGDVYVREDALITGDVLVVGGEVERDEGARIVGEVTRTSSHLGGLFQNGWEAADFRFVDRDRFTAGDAVLKLLEFLVLALAGSLLLATRLPRFTAGVRYRPWRSLLIGFLSSLAILLLAIPAVLVLILLLLTIVAIPVVVLAILALVGLGFAAWLIPLYAFSRYTFEIRGMNRYLAVAIWAGIFWLFHMFGHLGGPVKGLVLFVEIVAWCLGLGALVITRLGSRHLLADPS; via the coding sequence ATGTGCTCAGCCATCCATCGTATCGCTAGTGGCGCGATCTGCCTCGCTGTTCTGAGCCTGTCCTTCGGCACGGCCGGGGCGGCGCCGGCCGACAGCAGCGCGAAGGCGAAGCCGGGACAGGTGCAGGAGATCATCGTCGACGACTCGGGCATCATCGTCAGGGAAGGAGAGAGCGAGTACAGCATCCCGGCCGAGGCGGGCGAGGAGCGGTTGCGCGTGCGGGTGGACACGCAGGACCACCGCGACAAGCATAGCTACGCGGACGACGACGAGCAGGTCAGCTTCGGGCGCGATGTCAGCGTCGAGAGCGACGAGATCGTTCACAACGACCTGGTCATCCTCTTCGGGGATCTCGAAGTCTACGGCGAGGTCGTGGGCAACGTCGTCGTCATCATGGGCGACGTCTACGTCCGGGAGGATGCGCTCATCACCGGCGACGTCCTCGTCGTCGGCGGAGAAGTCGAGCGGGACGAGGGCGCGCGCATCGTCGGCGAGGTGACCCGCACGAGCAGCCACCTCGGCGGTCTGTTCCAGAATGGCTGGGAGGCCGCGGACTTCCGCTTCGTCGACCGGGACCGCTTCACCGCCGGCGACGCCGTGCTCAAGCTGCTCGAGTTCCTGGTCCTTGCCCTGGCGGGCAGCCTCCTCCTGGCCACGCGCCTGCCCCGCTTCACGGCCGGTGTGCGCTACCGGCCCTGGCGCAGCCTGCTCATCGGCTTCCTCAGCTCGCTCGCCATCCTGCTGCTGGCGATTCCGGCCGTGCTCGTGCTCATCCTGCTGCTGCTGACGATCGTCGCCATTCCGGTCGTGGTGCTCGCCATCCTGGCCCTGGTGGGGCTCGGCTTCGCCGCCTGGCTAATCCCACTCTACGCGTTCTCTCGCTACACCTTCGAAATCCGCGGCATGAACCGGTATCTGGCGGTGGCGATCTGGGCTGGCATCTTCTGGCTCTTCCACATGTTCGGCCATCTCGGCGGCCCTGTGAAGGGGCTCGTGCTGTTCGTCGAGATCGTCGCCTGGTGCCTCGGGCTCGGGGCCCTGGTGATCACGCGCCTGGGCTCGCGGCACTTGCTCGCCGATCCCTCCTGA
- a CDS encoding DUF4097 domain-containing protein: MSFSSAACRGFWPALGLLFAVAGVAGASEARRSEERLLSARQLAQVIVENPAGSIELIGEARDDLALAVDYRVSGRGAETVRGGAAALRLEASEQDGRLRLRPVHAERDIDGPRPASLAGAELSIAIRLRLPARLPVAASVTRDKLVASGLAGDLVVAATSGDIELRRLAGRLEAGLTSGFLRASDVARDVAVTTTSGSIDLRRIGGDAELRSISGEIRVEALAGDLTVETSTGDLMLIAPRGRVEVLSASGAVAIREPGGDLKVNCASGALSVVDLGPRPDGAPRDVFLANSSGDVELLLLPGADYAFEAVTDLGAMQLRIPLQVEALGRRRVAGLLGAGQGQLKVVTATGDIRIALASEATRTAPQR; the protein is encoded by the coding sequence ATGAGCTTCTCTAGCGCGGCATGCCGCGGGTTCTGGCCGGCGCTGGGGCTGCTGTTCGCGGTGGCGGGCGTTGCCGGCGCCAGCGAGGCCCGGCGCAGCGAAGAGCGCTTACTGTCGGCGCGGCAGCTCGCCCAGGTCATCGTCGAGAACCCGGCCGGGAGCATCGAGCTGATCGGCGAGGCCCGCGACGATCTAGCGCTCGCTGTCGACTACCGCGTTTCCGGTCGGGGCGCGGAAACCGTGCGCGGGGGGGCGGCCGCACTGCGCCTGGAGGCCTCCGAACAGGACGGCCGCCTCCGCCTGCGGCCGGTACATGCCGAGCGCGACATCGACGGGCCGCGGCCTGCTTCCCTCGCCGGCGCCGAGCTGAGCATCGCCATCCGGCTGCGGCTGCCGGCGCGCCTGCCCGTCGCCGCGAGCGTCACCCGGGACAAGCTGGTTGCGAGTGGCCTGGCGGGCGATCTCGTCGTCGCCGCAACGAGCGGCGACATCGAGCTTCGGCGCCTGGCCGGCCGGCTGGAGGCCGGTCTCACGAGCGGCTTCCTGCGCGCCAGCGACGTCGCCCGTGATGTGGCGGTCACGACGACCAGCGGCAGTATCGACCTGCGGCGGATCGGCGGTGATGCCGAGCTCCGCTCCATCAGCGGCGAGATCCGGGTGGAGGCGCTGGCGGGCGACCTGACGGTCGAGACATCCACCGGCGACCTGATGCTGATCGCGCCGCGCGGGCGGGTGGAGGTGCTCAGCGCCAGCGGTGCGGTCGCGATCCGCGAGCCCGGGGGCGATCTCAAGGTGAACTGCGCCAGCGGCGCGCTCAGCGTCGTCGATCTCGGACCGCGGCCGGACGGGGCGCCCCGGGACGTCTTCCTGGCCAACTCGAGCGGGGATGTGGAACTGCTGCTCCTGCCGGGTGCCGACTACGCCTTCGAGGCGGTCACCGACCTCGGCGCCATGCAGTTGCGGATTCCGCTACAAGTCGAGGCGCTCGGCCGGCGCCGGGTCGCGGGACTGCTGGGGGCCGGCCAGGGTCAACTCAAGGTCGTAACCGCCACGGGAGACATTCGTATCGCGCTGGCATCCGAAGCCACGAGGACCGCCCCCCAGAGATGA